A window of the Halobacterium hubeiense genome harbors these coding sequences:
- a CDS encoding DUF5781 family protein: protein MELRVTSGGPAEPFLGARDVFETEHDLEQPVEVHIRENPDERTWAGHYDDHHVLNISQQAATSAMARELALHEFSHMLRHERDHPSHVLSMDEVLFLALTGRSVERRVLTHCYQIANHVKDIYADDITLSVGPTDKLVAFLESELAAALADQPVAGPTVGQRLTAGADPSMTAVNAAFALALLERHDAVADDHRIYDLAHAAAEDAPEIDVEAFRERFVDLAADPDESDCRRGLVDAIRTYVDAQETTTGPAAD, encoded by the coding sequence ATGGAGTTGCGCGTGACGAGCGGGGGCCCCGCCGAACCGTTTCTCGGCGCCCGCGACGTCTTCGAGACCGAACACGACCTCGAACAGCCGGTCGAGGTGCACATCCGCGAGAACCCCGACGAGCGAACGTGGGCCGGCCACTACGACGACCACCACGTCCTCAACATCTCCCAGCAGGCCGCCACGTCCGCGATGGCACGCGAGCTCGCGCTCCACGAGTTCTCCCACATGCTCCGCCACGAACGCGACCACCCCAGCCACGTCCTCTCGATGGACGAAGTTCTGTTCCTCGCGTTGACCGGGCGCAGCGTCGAGCGCCGCGTGCTCACGCACTGCTACCAGATTGCCAACCACGTCAAGGACATCTACGCCGACGACATCACGCTCTCGGTCGGCCCCACGGACAAGCTCGTGGCGTTCCTCGAATCCGAGCTCGCGGCCGCCCTCGCCGACCAGCCGGTCGCCGGCCCGACGGTCGGCCAGCGCCTCACCGCGGGCGCTGACCCCTCGATGACCGCCGTCAACGCCGCGTTCGCGCTCGCGCTGCTCGAACGCCACGACGCCGTCGCCGACGACCACCGCATCTACGACCTCGCGCACGCGGCCGCCGAGGACGCTCCCGAAATCGACGTGGAGGCGTTCCGCGAGCGGTTCGTCGACCTCGCGGCCGACCCCGACGAGAGCGACTGTCGCCGCGGGCTCGTCGACGCAATCCGCACGTACGTCGACGCCCAAGAGACGACAACTGGACCTGCAGCGGACTAA
- a CDS encoding elongation factor EF-2, which produces MGRRKKIVEKCERLMDEPEQIRNIAIAAHVDHGKTTLTDNLLAGAGMISEDTAGEQLAMDTEEDEQERGITIDAANVSMTHEYEGEDHLINLIDTPGHVDFGGDVTRAMRAVDGALVVVDAVEGAMPQTETVLRQALREGVKPTLFINKVDRLISELQEGPEEMQERLLSVIREVNELIRGMTEEMDDITEDWTVSVEGGTVGFGSALYKWGVSMPSMQRTGMDFGDIMELERADKRQELHERTPLSDVVLDMVCEHFPDPIEAQPHRIPRIWRGDADSEIADTMRMVNEDGEVVLMVTDIGIDPHAGEIAAGRVFSGTLEKGQELYVSGTAGKNRIQSVGIYMGGEREEVDEVPAGNIAAVTGLKDAIAGSTVSSVEMTPFESIEHISEPVITKSVEAQNMDDLPKLIETLQQVAKEDPTIQIEINEDTGEHLISGQGELHLEVITQRIERNQGIPVNTGEPIVVFRESPTSDSREVEGVSPNRHNKFYITIEQLDDDVLEQLRLGNVTMDMPEQERRETLQDAGMEKDTSQNVENIIGKNIFIDDTKGIQHLNETMELVVEGLEEALGDGPLAAEPVEGALIRLHDARLHEDAIHRGPAQVIPAVRDAVHRGLMDAEIRLLEPIQDVRIDVPSEHMGAASGEIQGRRGRVDDMYQEGGMMVVEGIAPVEEMIGFSSDIRSATEGRASWNTENAGFRVMADNLQPEIIKQIRERKGMKTELPEQIDYF; this is translated from the coding sequence ATGGGCCGACGAAAGAAGATTGTCGAAAAGTGCGAACGGCTGATGGACGAGCCGGAGCAGATCCGGAACATCGCCATCGCCGCGCACGTCGACCACGGGAAGACGACACTGACGGACAACCTGCTGGCCGGCGCCGGCATGATCTCCGAGGACACCGCGGGCGAACAGCTCGCGATGGACACGGAGGAAGACGAGCAGGAGCGCGGCATCACCATCGACGCCGCGAACGTCTCCATGACCCACGAGTACGAGGGCGAAGACCACCTCATCAACCTCATCGACACGCCCGGCCACGTCGACTTCGGCGGCGACGTGACCCGTGCGATGCGCGCCGTCGACGGCGCGCTCGTCGTGGTGGACGCCGTCGAGGGCGCGATGCCCCAGACGGAGACGGTGCTCCGGCAGGCGCTGCGCGAGGGCGTCAAGCCGACGCTGTTCATCAACAAGGTCGACCGCCTCATCTCGGAGCTCCAGGAGGGGCCCGAGGAGATGCAGGAGCGCCTCCTGAGCGTTATCCGCGAGGTCAACGAGCTCATCCGCGGGATGACCGAGGAGATGGACGACATCACCGAGGACTGGACGGTCTCCGTCGAGGGCGGCACCGTCGGCTTCGGCTCCGCACTCTACAAGTGGGGCGTCTCGATGCCGTCGATGCAGCGCACGGGCATGGACTTCGGCGACATCATGGAGCTCGAACGCGCCGACAAGCGCCAGGAGCTCCACGAGCGCACGCCGCTGTCGGACGTCGTCCTCGACATGGTCTGTGAGCACTTCCCGGACCCCATCGAGGCCCAGCCCCACCGCATCCCGCGCATCTGGCGGGGCGACGCGGACTCCGAAATCGCGGACACGATGCGGATGGTCAACGAGGACGGCGAAGTCGTCCTGATGGTCACCGACATCGGCATCGACCCCCACGCCGGCGAAATCGCCGCGGGCCGCGTCTTCTCCGGCACGCTGGAGAAGGGCCAGGAGCTGTACGTCTCCGGGACCGCGGGCAAGAACCGCATCCAGAGCGTCGGCATCTACATGGGTGGCGAGCGCGAGGAAGTGGACGAAGTTCCCGCCGGGAACATCGCCGCCGTCACCGGCCTCAAGGACGCCATCGCCGGCTCGACGGTGTCCAGCGTCGAGATGACGCCGTTCGAGTCCATCGAACACATCTCGGAACCGGTCATCACGAAGTCCGTCGAGGCGCAGAACATGGACGACCTGCCGAAGCTCATCGAGACGCTCCAGCAGGTCGCCAAGGAAGACCCCACCATCCAGATCGAGATCAACGAGGACACCGGCGAACACCTCATCTCCGGGCAGGGTGAACTCCACCTCGAAGTCATCACCCAGCGCATCGAGCGCAACCAGGGCATCCCCGTGAATACGGGCGAACCCATCGTCGTCTTCCGCGAGTCCCCGACCAGCGACTCCCGCGAGGTCGAGGGCGTCTCCCCGAACCGCCACAACAAGTTCTACATCACCATCGAGCAGCTCGACGACGACGTCCTCGAGCAGCTCCGCCTCGGCAACGTCACGATGGACATGCCCGAGCAGGAGCGCCGCGAGACGCTCCAGGACGCCGGCATGGAGAAGGATACCTCCCAGAACGTCGAGAACATCATCGGGAAGAACATCTTCATCGACGACACGAAGGGTATCCAGCACCTCAACGAGACGATGGAACTCGTCGTCGAAGGCCTCGAAGAAGCCCTCGGTGACGGTCCGCTCGCCGCCGAGCCCGTCGAGGGCGCGCTCATCCGCCTCCACGACGCTCGCCTCCACGAGGACGCCATCCACCGCGGCCCCGCGCAGGTCATCCCGGCCGTCCGCGACGCCGTCCACCGCGGCCTCATGGACGCCGAGATCCGCCTGCTCGAGCCGATTCAGGACGTCCGCATCGACGTCCCCTCCGAACACATGGGCGCCGCGTCCGGCGAGATTCAGGGTCGCCGCGGCCGCGTCGACGACATGTACCAGGAAGGCGGCATGATGGTCGTCGAGGGCATCGCGCCCGTCGAAGAGATGATCGGCTTCTCCAGCGACATCCGCTCGGCCACCGAAGGCCGCGCATCCTGGAACACGGAGAACGCCGGCTTCCGCGTCATGGCCGACAACCTCCAGCCCGAGATCATCAAGCAGATTCGAGAACGCAAGGGCATGAAGACCGAGCTGCCCGAGCAGATCGACTACTTCTAA
- a CDS encoding homoserine dehydrogenase has translation MRLAVMGAGDVGRSVAELAGEYGHTVTAFADSASAAVNPDGIDVDAALAHKDDVGRVGEGDPADALGAEYDALVEATPTTLGDAHPGFEHVRAALEADRHAVLANKGPVAERYDDLRELEADSDGSIRFEATVAGAIPALSTIDGVGAERVTAARGVLNGTANFILTRMATDGLDYEHVLAEAQDLGVAEADPTFDVEGTDAALKCAILANVIHGGGYSLEDVDVEGITDVPPSALELAAEDGRTVRLIGEVTEDGARVGPRLVPENHTLAVSGTMNIVQLETEHAGRLNLSGRGAGGPETATAVLSDVDRLS, from the coding sequence ATGAGACTGGCCGTGATGGGCGCCGGCGACGTCGGCCGGTCGGTCGCGGAGCTCGCCGGCGAGTACGGCCACACGGTGACGGCGTTCGCAGACTCCGCGAGCGCCGCCGTCAACCCCGACGGCATCGACGTCGACGCGGCGCTCGCCCACAAGGACGACGTCGGGCGCGTCGGCGAAGGCGACCCGGCGGACGCGCTCGGTGCGGAGTACGACGCGCTCGTGGAGGCGACGCCGACGACGCTCGGCGACGCCCACCCGGGCTTCGAGCACGTGCGCGCGGCGCTGGAGGCCGACCGCCACGCCGTCCTCGCGAACAAGGGCCCGGTCGCCGAGCGCTACGACGACCTCCGCGAACTGGAGGCCGACAGCGACGGGTCGATTCGCTTCGAGGCGACCGTCGCGGGCGCCATCCCCGCGCTGTCGACCATCGACGGCGTCGGCGCCGAGCGCGTCACCGCCGCGCGGGGCGTGCTCAACGGCACGGCGAACTTCATCCTGACGCGGATGGCCACGGACGGCCTCGACTACGAGCACGTGCTCGCGGAGGCCCAGGACCTCGGCGTCGCGGAAGCCGACCCGACGTTCGACGTGGAGGGGACCGACGCCGCGCTGAAGTGCGCGATTCTCGCGAACGTCATCCACGGCGGCGGCTACTCTCTGGAGGACGTGGACGTCGAGGGCATCACGGACGTGCCGCCGTCGGCGCTGGAGCTCGCCGCCGAGGACGGCCGGACGGTCCGGCTCATCGGGGAAGTCACCGAGGACGGCGCCCGCGTGGGCCCGCGGCTCGTCCCCGAGAATCACACGCTGGCGGTGTCCGGGACGATGAACATCGTCCAGCTGGAGACCGAGCACGCCGGCCGCCTGAACCTCTCCGGGCGGGGGGCGGGCGGCCCCGAGACGGCGACCGCGGTGTTGAGCGACGTCGACCGGCTCTCGTAG
- the tuf gene encoding translation elongation factor EF-1 subunit alpha encodes MSDERHQNLAVIGHVDHGKSTMVGRLLYETGSVPEHVIEQHKEEAEEKGKGGFEFAYVMDNLAEERERGVTIDIAHQEFSTDEYEFTIVDCPGHRDFVKNMITGASQADNAVLVVAADDGVAPQTREHVFLSRTLGIDELIVAVNKMDIVDYDESKYNQVVSDVKDLFGQVGFATEDASFIATSAFEGDNVADHSDNTPWYDGPTLLEALNDLPEPSPPTDTDLRLPIQDVYTISGIGTVPVGRIETGVMNTGDNVSFQPSDVGGEVKTIEMHHEEVPKAEPGDNVGFNVRGIGKDDIRRGDVCGPADDPPSVAETFTAQIVVMQHPSVITAGYTPVFHAHTAQVACTIESIDKKMDPSSGETQEENPDFIQSGDAAVVTVRPQKPLSIEPSSEIPELGSFAVRDMGQTIAAGKVLDVNEA; translated from the coding sequence ATGAGCGACGAACGACACCAGAACCTGGCCGTCATTGGCCACGTCGACCACGGCAAGAGCACGATGGTCGGGCGCCTCCTCTACGAAACGGGGAGCGTTCCCGAGCACGTCATCGAACAGCACAAAGAAGAAGCCGAGGAGAAGGGCAAGGGCGGATTCGAGTTCGCCTACGTCATGGACAACCTCGCCGAAGAGCGTGAGCGCGGGGTCACCATCGACATCGCCCACCAGGAATTCAGCACCGACGAGTACGAGTTCACTATCGTCGACTGTCCTGGTCACCGCGACTTCGTGAAGAACATGATTACGGGTGCGTCCCAGGCGGACAACGCCGTCCTCGTCGTCGCCGCCGACGACGGTGTCGCGCCCCAGACCCGCGAGCACGTGTTCCTCTCGCGGACGCTCGGCATCGACGAACTCATCGTCGCTGTCAACAAGATGGACATCGTCGACTACGACGAGTCCAAATACAACCAGGTCGTCTCCGACGTCAAGGACCTGTTCGGTCAGGTCGGCTTCGCGACCGAGGACGCCTCGTTCATCGCGACGTCCGCCTTCGAGGGCGACAACGTCGCCGACCACTCCGACAACACCCCCTGGTACGACGGCCCGACGCTGCTGGAGGCCCTCAACGACCTCCCCGAGCCGTCCCCGCCGACGGACACCGACCTCCGTCTGCCCATCCAGGACGTCTACACCATCTCCGGCATCGGTACCGTCCCCGTCGGACGTATCGAGACCGGTGTGATGAACACGGGCGACAACGTCAGCTTCCAGCCGTCTGACGTCGGTGGCGAGGTCAAGACCATCGAGATGCACCACGAAGAGGTGCCCAAGGCCGAGCCCGGTGACAACGTCGGGTTCAACGTCCGCGGCATCGGCAAGGACGACATCCGTCGCGGTGACGTCTGTGGTCCCGCCGACGACCCGCCGAGCGTCGCCGAGACGTTCACGGCGCAGATCGTCGTGATGCAGCACCCCTCGGTCATCACGGCGGGCTACACGCCGGTCTTCCACGCCCACACGGCGCAGGTCGCGTGTACCATCGAGTCCATCGACAAGAAGATGGACCCCTCCTCGGGCGAGACCCAGGAGGAGAACCCGGACTTCATCCAGTCCGGCGACGCTGCGGTCGTCACCGTGCGCCCGCAGAAGCCCCTCAGCATCGAGCCGTCCTCCGAGATTCCGGAGCTGGGCTCGTTCGCCGTCCGCGACATGGGTCAGACCATCGCCGCCGGCAAGGTCCTGGACGTCAACGAAGCCTAA
- the rpsJ gene encoding 30S ribosomal protein S10: protein MQQARVRLAGVNPDDLDDICDDVREIADKTGVKLSGPVPLPTKTLEVPSRKSPDGEGTATWEHWEMRVHKRLIDIDADERALRQLMRIQVPNEVSIEIVLED, encoded by the coding sequence ATGCAGCAGGCACGCGTTCGTCTCGCCGGCGTCAATCCCGACGACCTCGACGACATCTGCGACGACGTCCGGGAAATCGCGGACAAGACCGGCGTGAAGCTCAGTGGGCCGGTCCCGCTCCCGACGAAGACCCTCGAAGTCCCCTCGCGGAAGTCCCCCGACGGCGAAGGGACGGCCACGTGGGAGCACTGGGAGATGCGCGTCCACAAGCGTCTCATCGACATCGATGCGGACGAACGCGCGCTCCGCCAGCTGATGCGGATTCAGGTGCCCAACGAAGTCAGCATCGAGATCGTTCTCGAAGACTGA
- a CDS encoding zinc metalloprotease has protein sequence MARVLSVVAVLALVVTAGCLTGEPTAVGPTSTVESAPDAPFTVPDRIADRESSPWGSGPITVVVDDHTGVVSDVRPAVEEALAFWEHAVYPGDHYRPAFELAAGNASADVRVEVVPAVERCRVHEDDVALGCAPVVPANATVTGEVTVQVRAGHAPATTRAVLKHELGHVLGFRHGEGPGDVMAPNLSARVDSDVADAAARTYSWGSETLQAAVVSETTATAAARERVRAALGYYERGADGTVASPPAFELVDDPGDADVVVALRESVDCEAVGVDSSCAHWDGPDVDDDGVPEYYTDVRIAVAPDGHDRAGWHAGYWLGKSLWTNGVPSPFRSSEHPPADSW, from the coding sequence ATGGCGCGCGTCCTGTCGGTGGTCGCGGTGCTCGCGCTCGTCGTCACAGCGGGCTGTCTGACCGGCGAGCCGACGGCCGTCGGACCGACGAGCACGGTGGAGTCGGCGCCGGACGCGCCGTTCACGGTGCCCGACCGGATCGCTGACCGGGAGTCGAGCCCGTGGGGGTCGGGGCCGATTACGGTCGTCGTGGACGACCACACGGGCGTCGTGTCGGACGTTCGCCCGGCCGTCGAGGAGGCGCTGGCGTTCTGGGAGCACGCCGTCTATCCGGGCGACCACTATCGGCCGGCGTTCGAACTCGCGGCGGGGAACGCGTCGGCGGACGTTCGCGTGGAGGTCGTTCCGGCCGTCGAGCGGTGCCGCGTTCACGAGGACGACGTCGCGCTCGGGTGCGCGCCGGTCGTGCCGGCGAACGCGACGGTGACCGGCGAGGTGACCGTGCAGGTGCGGGCGGGACACGCGCCGGCGACGACGCGCGCGGTCCTGAAACACGAGCTCGGCCACGTGCTCGGCTTCCGCCACGGCGAGGGGCCGGGGGACGTGATGGCGCCGAACCTCTCCGCGCGCGTGGACAGCGACGTCGCGGACGCGGCCGCGCGGACGTACTCGTGGGGGTCGGAGACGCTGCAGGCTGCGGTCGTCTCGGAGACGACGGCGACGGCTGCGGCTCGCGAGCGCGTCCGGGCCGCGCTCGGGTACTACGAGCGCGGGGCCGACGGCACTGTCGCGTCCCCGCCGGCGTTCGAACTGGTCGACGACCCCGGGGACGCGGACGTCGTCGTGGCGTTACGGGAATCCGTGGACTGTGAGGCGGTCGGCGTCGATTCGTCCTGTGCGCACTGGGACGGTCCGGACGTCGACGACGACGGCGTGCCGGAGTACTACACAGACGTCCGCATCGCCGTCGCGCCCGACGGCCACGACCGCGCCGGCTGGCACGCGGGCTACTGGCTGGGGAAGTCGCTGTGGACGAACGGCGTCCCCAGTCCGTTCCGGTCGAGCGAGCACCCGCCCGCGGACTCGTGGTGA
- a CDS encoding ribonuclease catalytic domain-containing protein encodes MSNDAEAAPGSIEDQGPVEISPELARQIENKRDDLLEKFELYDGFAPEVIEEAEERVEDVQAEIQDEVDERADMRPLPTWTTDPVDAQDFDDAISVLERDEEYVVWVHIADVTHYVHPGSEMWDAAMERGNTIYLPGYTIHMLPPVLAETVCSLVPNEDRLAHTVEMHLDKDDLSYRNIEIYKSVIHSDERLTYKETEERLDDEDAPLHDEISLVFELADQMHEQRKEEGSLVLNPRRDRAHTIIEECMLKANKAVTHELMWDRGVEAMYRVHPQPSPDEWDDALREIQELDGVSIPGDSWDDPRKAVNATLEQAPERQLGKIQWAVMKVMPRARYMNDPFGGHHALNFEIYGHFTSPIRRMSDLVNHWIVYQNDVPENLVELCDHASDQQQAGESAEREYRDFLEEVGLDPDAVNNRGVEVVDEEETAE; translated from the coding sequence ATGTCAAACGACGCAGAGGCGGCTCCGGGCTCTATCGAGGACCAGGGCCCCGTGGAGATCTCCCCGGAGCTCGCCCGACAGATAGAGAACAAGCGCGACGACCTCCTGGAGAAGTTCGAACTCTACGACGGCTTCGCGCCCGAGGTCATCGAGGAAGCGGAGGAGCGCGTCGAGGACGTGCAGGCCGAGATTCAGGACGAGGTCGACGAGCGCGCGGACATGCGCCCGCTCCCGACGTGGACGACCGACCCCGTGGACGCCCAAGACTTCGACGACGCCATCAGCGTCCTCGAACGCGACGAGGAGTACGTCGTCTGGGTGCACATCGCCGACGTCACCCACTACGTCCATCCCGGCTCGGAGATGTGGGACGCCGCGATGGAGCGCGGGAACACCATCTACCTCCCCGGCTACACCATCCACATGCTCCCGCCGGTGCTCGCCGAAACGGTCTGCTCGCTGGTCCCCAACGAGGACCGCCTCGCGCACACCGTCGAGATGCACCTCGACAAGGACGACCTCTCCTACCGCAACATCGAGATTTACAAGTCCGTCATCCACAGCGACGAGCGCCTGACGTACAAGGAGACCGAGGAACGCCTCGACGACGAGGACGCGCCGCTGCACGACGAAATCTCGCTCGTGTTCGAGCTCGCCGACCAGATGCACGAACAGCGCAAGGAGGAGGGCAGCCTCGTGTTGAATCCGCGCCGCGACCGCGCGCACACCATCATCGAGGAGTGCATGCTGAAGGCGAACAAGGCGGTCACCCACGAGCTCATGTGGGACCGCGGCGTCGAGGCGATGTACCGCGTCCACCCCCAGCCGTCCCCGGACGAGTGGGACGACGCGCTCCGCGAGATTCAGGAGCTGGACGGCGTCTCCATCCCCGGCGACTCCTGGGACGACCCCCGGAAGGCCGTCAACGCCACCTTAGAGCAGGCCCCGGAGCGCCAGCTCGGGAAGATTCAGTGGGCGGTGATGAAGGTGATGCCCCGCGCCCGCTACATGAACGACCCGTTCGGCGGCCACCACGCCCTGAACTTCGAGATTTACGGTCACTTCACCAGCCCTATCCGCCGGATGAGCGACCTCGTCAACCACTGGATCGTCTACCAGAACGACGTCCCCGAGAACCTCGTGGAGCTCTGTGACCACGCCAGCGACCAGCAGCAAGCCGGCGAGTCCGCCGAGCGCGAGTACCGCGACTTCCTCGAAGAGGTCGGCCTCGACCCCGACGCCGTGAACAACCGCGGCGTCGAGGTTGTTGACGAAGAAGAAACAGCCGAATAA
- a CDS encoding DUF7562 family protein encodes MLGSGDESVSCIACGASVPREDAREYDKHGDRWDRDGKRFEYLCKPCFRGLAKQPRRGLEARLEAAGAGRVDDAEFVARFLDAASEEQPGRE; translated from the coding sequence ATGCTGGGCTCCGGGGACGAGTCCGTCTCCTGTATCGCCTGCGGGGCGTCGGTGCCCCGCGAGGACGCCCGCGAGTACGACAAGCACGGCGACCGCTGGGACCGCGACGGCAAGCGCTTCGAGTACCTCTGCAAGCCGTGCTTCCGCGGCCTCGCCAAGCAGCCCCGCCGCGGCCTCGAAGCCCGCCTCGAAGCCGCCGGCGCGGGCCGCGTCGACGACGCCGAGTTCGTCGCCCGGTTCCTCGACGCCGCCAGCGAGGAACAGCCGGGCCGAGAGTAG
- a CDS encoding RNA-binding protein: MEVSSRHHLRSDAVREIADALREGLSVELDAESFELVEIADEDFDVVLVDGDPLVWYPEGEPFVTVQGANEFDPSTGVVTVDSGAISFVSDGADIMRPGITEAEAGIEEGDLVVVEEENHGKALAVGRALTSGDDMVGDSGKVVQNLHHVGDELYEFTV; the protein is encoded by the coding sequence ATGGAAGTGTCCTCTCGTCACCACCTGCGGAGCGACGCCGTGCGCGAAATCGCCGACGCGCTCCGGGAGGGACTGAGCGTCGAACTGGACGCCGAGTCGTTCGAACTCGTGGAGATCGCCGACGAGGACTTCGACGTCGTCCTTGTTGACGGCGACCCGCTCGTCTGGTACCCGGAGGGCGAGCCGTTCGTCACCGTGCAGGGCGCCAACGAGTTCGACCCGTCCACCGGCGTCGTCACCGTCGACTCGGGCGCCATCTCGTTCGTCAGCGACGGCGCCGACATCATGCGCCCCGGCATCACCGAGGCCGAGGCGGGCATCGAGGAGGGCGACCTCGTCGTCGTCGAGGAGGAGAACCACGGGAAGGCGCTGGCGGTCGGCCGCGCGCTCACGAGCGGCGACGACATGGTCGGCGACTCCGGGAAGGTCGTCCAGAACCTCCACCACGTCGGCGACGAACTCTACGAGTTCACTGTCTAG
- a CDS encoding DUF1028 domain-containing protein codes for MTFSICVREPYEDDDGDQQYRFGVAITTRLPAVGVPCPHVNEHGAVATQSLTNERLGSKGIEYLADGLGIEDALQGLLNADDGSASRQLHGVSRDGEFTFSGDECNGWYGHTSGENYTVAGNLLTGEAVVERTAEQYEDLAFGDEPLAKRLIDALGAGQAAGGDKREDLTIQSAAVNVVDTGEDERAYYDNLRVDASEDPIVDLRETYRLAKQGYEDALERYEESEDEDGADDEE; via the coding sequence GTGACCTTCAGCATCTGCGTTCGCGAACCCTACGAGGACGACGACGGCGACCAGCAGTACCGGTTCGGCGTCGCCATCACCACGCGGCTGCCCGCGGTCGGCGTGCCGTGCCCGCACGTCAACGAGCACGGCGCGGTCGCCACGCAGAGCCTCACGAACGAGCGCCTCGGGTCGAAGGGCATCGAGTACCTCGCGGACGGCCTCGGCATCGAGGACGCACTGCAAGGCCTGCTGAACGCCGACGACGGCAGCGCGAGCCGCCAACTCCACGGCGTCTCCCGGGACGGCGAGTTCACGTTCTCCGGCGACGAGTGCAACGGCTGGTACGGTCACACCAGCGGCGAGAACTACACCGTCGCGGGCAACCTCCTCACCGGGGAGGCGGTCGTCGAGCGCACCGCCGAGCAGTACGAGGACCTCGCGTTCGGCGACGAACCGCTCGCGAAACGCCTCATCGACGCGCTCGGCGCGGGGCAGGCCGCCGGCGGCGACAAGCGCGAGGACCTCACGATTCAGAGCGCGGCCGTCAACGTCGTCGACACCGGCGAGGACGAGCGCGCGTACTACGACAACCTGCGCGTGGACGCCAGCGAGGACCCCATCGTGGACCTCCGCGAGACCTACCGGCTCGCCAAGCAGGGCTACGAGGACGCGCTCGAACGCTACGAGGAAAGCGAGGACGAAGACGGAGCGGACGACGAGGAATAG
- a CDS encoding YeeE/YedE family protein codes for MNNLVVAAVVGLGLGAFLQKGRFCFVNAFRDFFAYKDSRVTKGVLAATLLTMVFWGIAYQLGYYQGFWTPAWGLTGLVGGFIFGIGMTYAGGCASGTLYRAGEGYLQFWLTLAFMGVGYAVFTVAFPTLQSTYFGPLQFGEGVSLFTISPIPAGLLALLVAAGVTVVYATLVGRGATKGDPEERATVASAQPSVLLAPAVGARQFVRGTRQYFAGLFEAWRTPLASSKRPWDPRTAALGITAVAVLWFTQVSIVGVTGPEARWTGYLLSQVGVDAGSFEYWGAVLFRGAGVGVTTDMVMIGFVILGAGLAAAWSGDFSIRVPKRRRLPNAVVGGFLMGAGSRLAPGCNIGNIYSGIAELSVHSFIAAAGIVLGVYVMTHWIYREVGCAI; via the coding sequence GTGAACAATCTGGTCGTGGCAGCGGTCGTCGGACTCGGCCTCGGCGCGTTCCTCCAGAAGGGCCGGTTCTGCTTCGTGAACGCCTTCCGGGACTTCTTCGCGTACAAGGACTCCCGGGTGACGAAGGGCGTGCTCGCGGCGACCCTCCTCACGATGGTGTTCTGGGGCATCGCCTACCAGCTAGGGTACTATCAGGGGTTCTGGACGCCGGCGTGGGGGCTCACCGGCCTCGTCGGCGGCTTCATCTTCGGCATCGGGATGACCTACGCCGGCGGCTGCGCCAGCGGCACGCTGTACCGCGCCGGCGAGGGGTACCTCCAGTTCTGGCTCACGCTCGCGTTCATGGGCGTCGGCTACGCGGTGTTCACCGTCGCGTTCCCGACGCTCCAGAGCACGTACTTCGGCCCCCTGCAGTTCGGCGAGGGCGTCAGCCTCTTCACTATCTCGCCGATTCCCGCGGGGCTGCTCGCGCTGCTGGTCGCCGCCGGCGTCACCGTCGTGTACGCGACGCTGGTCGGCCGCGGCGCGACGAAGGGCGACCCCGAGGAGCGCGCGACCGTCGCGTCCGCACAGCCGTCGGTGCTGCTCGCGCCCGCCGTCGGCGCTCGCCAGTTCGTCCGCGGCACCCGCCAGTACTTCGCCGGGCTGTTCGAAGCGTGGCGGACGCCGCTGGCGTCCAGCAAGCGCCCGTGGGACCCGCGGACCGCCGCGCTCGGCATCACCGCGGTCGCCGTCCTCTGGTTCACGCAGGTCTCCATCGTCGGCGTCACCGGGCCGGAAGCCCGCTGGACGGGCTACCTGCTCTCGCAGGTCGGCGTCGACGCCGGGAGCTTCGAGTACTGGGGTGCCGTCCTCTTCCGCGGCGCGGGCGTCGGCGTCACCACCGACATGGTGATGATCGGGTTCGTCATCCTCGGCGCCGGCCTCGCGGCCGCGTGGAGCGGCGACTTCTCGATTCGCGTGCCGAAGCGCCGCCGCCTCCCGAACGCGGTCGTCGGCGGCTTCCTGATGGGCGCCGGCTCCCGGCTCGCCCCCGGCTGTAACATCGGGAACATCTACTCTGGCATCGCGGAGCTGTCGGTCCACTCCTTTATCGCGGCGGCGGGCATCGTGCTCGGCGTCTACGTGATGACCCACTGGATCTACCGCGAAGTCGGCTGCGCAATCTGA